AAAAACGTTGGGAAGCCGATCACGGCGGTTATAGCGGTTGTCAAAAAAACGTTCCGTTATACCAACGTTTTTTTATACAACCGCTTATACCGCAATTCATTGTTTCGGAACTTTATTATGGAAAGCGGTATAGCCTTTCCCGCAAGGGGAATCAGACCGCTTGATTTTCACACTTGTTTGCCGGAATCCAAAACAAAAAAAACCTTGACAAGCGAATGGGGTAGATACTAACTTGGTCTTACCGGTCAAATAGGTTAAAAATATCGCTTAAATCAAACAAGTTATGCTCTTTATTCATCAGATCTGTTCATCAGCAACTAATGGCTGAGCCATTTTTATAAATCTTAAACAATAAAAAACAGTCCCTTTTTGTTAAATACTCGCGGGTATTTTCGCGCGGCAATCTGCAGTTTTGATGCCCGCTGCAATATCCGATATTTCAACAGTGGGGGTGTTTTTACAGGGTCTGGATACTGCATTCCTGAATTTAATGCGATCCGGGGAATTGTGTTTTTAACCGTATAAAGGAGGTGTCCATGAAAAGAAGAGAAAATGAAAACTTTTTGTTCATGAACCGTCGGGAATTCATTAAAACGACCGGTGTTGTCGGGGGTGCCGCCATGCTGGGGATCAACCCGCTCCAGGCGCTGATCGCCGAGGCAGCGGTGGAGCCGATGAACAGCGCCACTTTGGCTGAACAGGAAAAACTGTACGCGGCTGCCAAGAAAGAAGGCCAGGTTACCCTCTATCAATCCTCCTCGACCAAGGCCGGCAGCGCTCTGGCAAAGGCTTTTATGAAAAAATATCCCGGGGTGAAATGTAATGTCTACCGGGGCGGGAGCGTCAAATGTCATACCAAGCTGGATACCGAGTGGCGGGCCGGCAAGACTGTTTGCGATGTGCTTCACACATCCCTTTACAGTGCGTTTCTGACGATGACCGACGAGGGCCGCTTCATGAAATACGAATCCCCTGAAATCAAGAACTACTGGGAAAAGTGGACCAACCCGGAATATTTTGCACCGGTGCGGTTCACGACCATGGCGATTGCCTGGAATTCGGATATCGTCTCCGATGCGGACGCACCCAAGTCCTACGCTGAAGGGGCGAAGCTGGCACAGAAAGAAGAATGGTTCGGCAAGATCGCCATCGGCGACCCGCATGGCAGCGCCAATGCCCTGGCCTGGGTCTATTCACTGGTGAAACATCACGGGGAGACCGCCTGGGACTGGTTCCGGGCCTGGGGTGAAGCCGATGCCGGCACCTTTACCAGTCATGGTTCCATGGACAAGGAAATCCTGGCCGGGAAGTACCCCGTATCCATGGAGGATCTCGATTACCGCATCAATGAAAATATGATCAAGGGAACGCCTTTAAAAGGCTACTGGCCCAAAGAAGGCGTGGCCGTGGGCCCGGGCCCGTGCGCCATCATCAAGGAATCACCCAACCCCAATGCCGCCAAGCTCTTCTATAACTATTTTCTGTCTTCCGAGGGATGCCAGGCATTTCAAAAGGGCGGCTCCAGCAATACCGGCCGCAAAACGGGTATGATGAAATTCAAGCATATGCCCGGGTATGACGACCTCAATATCATCGACATCGATTACCGCCAGCTGGATGCGGATACCAAGGACCTGCTGGCGAAATTCGAACAGGTTTTCGGTGCGGCCAAGAAAAAGGCCAGAGCCAAATAGGAGTTGAAGATATATCCCCATGGCCGGGCTTGTCGAAGTAAACAGCCCGGCCAATTTTTCACAATAACCCTTTCTGTCTCCGTGAAGTGAAATCGATTGTTGAGAGGCTATGATCCATGAAACGAATCATTCCATATCTAAGGCTCCTTTCGCGTCGGGATTCCATCCTCGTTATCGTTATCGCCGTCATGATCGGTGTGACGGTGATTTACCCCCTTTCCATTATGGTTTACGGGACGTTTAAATCCACGCCGCCGGGAGAACCGTCGCCGCTTTCATTTGATAACTACAAGCGGATGTTTGACGCCGACTGGTTCTGGGTTGAACTGGGCCACACGGTCTGGATATCTATCGGCGGCACCCTTCTGGGGGTTTTTCTGGGGGTAAGCCTGGCCTGGATCGTCACCCGTACCGATACGCCCTGGGCGGGCAAACTGGAAATCCCCCTGATTGTACCGTTTTTTCTTTCACCCTTTATCGGGGCACTGGCATGGACCGGCCTGGCCTCGAATGATTACGGCCTGATCAACGGGTGGTTTGACATCCTTTTCGGGGTGCGCCCCTTTGAAATCTTCGGCCCCTGGGGCATTATCTGGGTCATGGGGATTTATTATTCCCCTTATGCCTTTCTGATTGTCTCGGGCACCCTGCGCAACATGGATCCCACCCTGGAGGAAGCGGCCCTCAGCGCCGGCGCCACCAAGCCCCAGACCATGCTGCGTATTACCCTGCCGCTGATGGCGCCCGGTATTCTGGCGTCAGCCCTCCTGATTTTCGTAGCGGCGGCGGAGCAGTTCGGTATTCCCAGCGTACTGGGGATGAACCAGCGCTGGTTTGTCCTGACCACTCGAATTTTCTACCTGCTGCAGGAATATCCCCAGGATTATTCCATGGGCGCCACGGTGGCTATGGTGATGCTGTTTTTTACCGGCAGCATGGTGTACCTGCGCAATCGAATTATGAAAGGCAAAGAGTTTGTGACCGTCGGCGGTAAAAGTTTTCGGCCCCATGTCATTCCCCTGGGCAAATGGCGCTATTTCACCCTGAGCTATCTGTTGGGGTATATTCTGCTGGTGGTCATTCTGCCTTTCGGCACCTTTATTGCGATATCTTTTTTTAAATTCTGGAGCATCCACCCCAAACTGAAATACCTCACCCTTGAAAACTGGCAGTATATCCTTTTTGAATATCCCAATACGTGGACTGCTGTTAAAAATTCGCTTTTTCTTTCGATTGTGGGCGCCGCCATTGCCGTCATGATCAGCGCAATCATTGCCTGGGTGGTGGTCCGGACCAAAG
This is a stretch of genomic DNA from Desulfobacterales bacterium. It encodes these proteins:
- a CDS encoding substrate-binding domain-containing protein, which produces MKRRENENFLFMNRREFIKTTGVVGGAAMLGINPLQALIAEAAVEPMNSATLAEQEKLYAAAKKEGQVTLYQSSSTKAGSALAKAFMKKYPGVKCNVYRGGSVKCHTKLDTEWRAGKTVCDVLHTSLYSAFLTMTDEGRFMKYESPEIKNYWEKWTNPEYFAPVRFTTMAIAWNSDIVSDADAPKSYAEGAKLAQKEEWFGKIAIGDPHGSANALAWVYSLVKHHGETAWDWFRAWGEADAGTFTSHGSMDKEILAGKYPVSMEDLDYRINENMIKGTPLKGYWPKEGVAVGPGPCAIIKESPNPNAAKLFYNYFLSSEGCQAFQKGGSSNTGRKTGMMKFKHMPGYDDLNIIDIDYRQLDADTKDLLAKFEQVFGAAKKKARAK
- a CDS encoding iron ABC transporter permease; amino-acid sequence: MKRIIPYLRLLSRRDSILVIVIAVMIGVTVIYPLSIMVYGTFKSTPPGEPSPLSFDNYKRMFDADWFWVELGHTVWISIGGTLLGVFLGVSLAWIVTRTDTPWAGKLEIPLIVPFFLSPFIGALAWTGLASNDYGLINGWFDILFGVRPFEIFGPWGIIWVMGIYYSPYAFLIVSGTLRNMDPTLEEAALSAGATKPQTMLRITLPLMAPGILASALLIFVAAAEQFGIPSVLGMNQRWFVLTTRIFYLLQEYPQDYSMGATVAMVMLFFTGSMVYLRNRIMKGKEFVTVGGKSFRPHVIPLGKWRYFTLSYLLGYILLVVILPFGTFIAISFFKFWSIHPKLKYLTLENWQYILFEYPNTWTAVKNSLFLSIVGAAIAVMISAIIAWVVVRTKAFGKDALDTVATLPVAVPGLILGVAYMWAWIRSPIPIYGTIWILMIAYVSRFIPYSLRSIESTLRQIDKTLEESANISGATWIRTFRSVSLPLLKPGLVAGFILLFVTFMRELSCSILLYSSGSEVMSVTMFDLWHDGMFPHLAAIGTMQLLLTAVCLILFSWVFKIRITDVVR